ATTAATCATGTTCTTGATAATTGGAGGTTGTGGGTGGAGCTGATGTGGCAGGTGGTGGGCCACGACCATCTCCCAGGCATCCACTAGATGGACATTCAGTTCTTTGAACATATCCCTGAGCACCTTGTCCTGCTGTAATGAGTACCAATCACTGTTAGTAGATGCATGAAGGAACGCCTTCAAACCTTTGGGGTTTCCGGTCCGAATGACAATCAGTGTGTCTGGAGCCCTGGACAGCAGCCGGACGATCGCTCTGCGGATGCTCTGCAGCCGGCGGATAAAGAACTCAAGAGGGAAAGTGCCAAAGTGTGCCCAGATACCAAGTACTATGACCGTGTCCCTGCCTCCAGTCACCTCGTCGAGCTCATTGGCAATATAATGCAGCTCAATGGCTGGGACACTGACGGATCGTAGAGGAGGACCATGGGTGCGGTATGTCaccaaaatgttgtttttgtagtCCAGGGACATCAAAGGTCCAATTGTTTTCTGGCTATGCACGTTAAATGCCTTTAGATCTAAAAGGGATTACACAGGGAATAAGTTAAGCTGCAATAAATCAGTCTATGCCAGAAAGGTTTAGTAGATCTGCTACCTGGTATAGCTGCATCAAGGTACTCAAACCACTGCCTCATGGTGGAATCTCCATACATATGAACCATTTTTCCTTTTAGACACTGAGTGATGGCTGAGGAAGAGTTGAACTGATGAACTGGGGTCACACCTAGTCCTCTCCACACACCCTGAAAGTAATAGCCAGAGGGTCCAGACCCCACACTGCTGCTGGCCACCTCTGACTGACCTGAGAGGAGGTCaataaaacaatcaaacaattgtatatttgtgtatttattatataCACATAGTAAACATCAGATgatgtataaaatataaaaactgaaagCAGCAATGATACAATCACTAAAGAGAGAACACATTTTTACTCTGCTAAAGTTAAAGATACTTCTGCATTCATTCAATTCAGATTTTATATCTGATGTGTGATTAAGACCTTATAGGGACCAGCCCACAGTGGTCCTAAACCTAACTAGATTTTAATGTGGTCCATCATCTGTTGAAGATTTTCTATGCACTTTTACCACTACTGCTGCTAAGTGTGGGTAACTTTCTGGAAGCTTTATCACTATGCTCTCTGCAATATTTTAATGTCCTAAATGTGCGCAGAGTGAAAAGAAGTGGTTGTGTTTTAGAattatttgaatttttatttttgaattttgtGTGGAGGACCGAAGCTAGTAATGAGAGCTAGGGTTCCAGCCACAACTCAGGAGATTAACCCTCTGGTTTTGTGCATAACCTCGTGAGACGACTGAGGGAGAATGTTCAGGGGACAACCAGAACTGTGGTGCCTACCACTGTGCCAACATGTGCTGGAACAGAGCACAATAAAAAAGTAGAAGATTTTTGCCCACAGAGACACAACTGTTAATCATCACAATCCCTATACTTGCCTAATTTTGACTTATGTCaagttatttaaaacaaaactaatttttACTGGCCAATTCCATATCTTGTATTCTCATAATAGACCTCCTTATTTTAGCAGACAATAGAATagtaaaatgaataataaactgcTTGTAATTAGTGCAACATCCATAATAGTGAATTACTGCAAGTATTCCACTTATTCTTAAACTCTTTTCTTAACAAGTCTTTTTAACAGGTTTCATCTGCATCATTCTCCGCTATCTAAAAGAAGGTACAAATGTtctagaattttttttattttattttttgcctgtCAACAGGTCAAAATCTGCCCTCcgtcaatgattttttttttacttagagACACTAATAGTAAAGAATCAGACTTTACCATCCTGTTTTGATAAAACGTTGACACTGTCAGCTCCTGAAGCAGGAATAGCGACTTTCAGATTGACACCCCTTAGGTAAAGaacacataataaaatattttaacaatAATGGGAGAGAAATGTAATGTTTTCTAAAGTAGAATTgtattaaacattaaacacagcAGTCAGCAAAAACAGCTTGGGTTTGACACATCAGCTTTCTGATAAGCTGgtgagttttttttccccctttcaggcacataaaacataaaaagaacatcacaaTACAGTTTAAAAGTAAACTTCTTTCACTGTCACAACAAATCACGAGTTACTCATTCATGCTTTGCCCAACTCTGCTCACATCCTCTGGCTGTAGTTTGTTGCATTGCAAATGCATCTTGTCAACAGGGAAGTTGCAGAGTCCCTCTGGTACCACTAAACTAACTATCACCCATCTcttcttcactttttaaaatttcacctATCAGCCATCAGAAATGCAAATACTGATGATAATATCAGATAGCTAAATACTTGTTAGCTGCCTGCTAATACATCAGTAGGGCTGTAATAAAATGCTTTTACTTTGATTCTAATTGATTCATTTTAGTTCTGGCAGTTTATACATAAAACTCCAGAGATTTACCACCTTTGGCATATAGGAAATGCTCACCTCTGAAAGAGCTTCTCCATGGAGCTAATTTTTTGCTTATATCCTCCGTTGAAGTTGCTGATCCTGGTATCACAGCTTAGATTTTTTGGCTTGTAGCAGAACCATGGCTCATTTGTACGGAGGTCAGTGTAGTTGCATACAGGCTGCTGGGTTGGACGTAGACATTCATTACAAGTGGTAGTTTCAGTGACTGAGCCTAAGTGGAACTGGCTCTTGAAGAAAATCCTGTCAGGATGTTCTGTGTTCAGCCTTTGCAGCTCTGTGACTGCCTCACTGGGGTGAACCAGTATCACCTAGTAGGACAAATAATTTGAATTTTATAAcctgctctgtttgttttatagaCTGCACTTGTCACTAACAGAACAATCAGTGAAATCAAGATTTATCATAGACTGGCAAGTGGTCTGgagatgaaaaatgaagccaatgtgAAGAGCCACAAAGTGAATCTTGTGATGTGGCCACTTGACATTAGCTTCAAAAGCAAACAAGCAATAACATTTAACATATTAAGCATCACCTGAACCTGTGCACTTCCTTCCCAAAGTAAAGTGAATATAGCAGAGTAGGAGCCATTAAGATGATCTAACACTT
The sequence above is a segment of the Oreochromis aureus strain Israel breed Guangdong linkage group 3, ZZ_aureus, whole genome shotgun sequence genome. Coding sequences within it:
- the LOC116333744 gene encoding NXPE family member 3-like, which codes for MAQDIKVNTTFIIPRPATVTPPADLHYDFCKLKPLSTNEALEEQRLLESIAWPETPSLQSPLSLSSTSHPAHSAFTILPRRGGGQWHIGDKLEVMIQMHDFQGHLKRSGGDVLLARLHNLTLGAGVAGQVLDHLNGSYSAIFTLLWEGSAQVQVILVHPSEAVTELQRLNTEHPDRIFFKSQFHLGSVTETTTCNECLRPTQQPVCNYTDLRTNEPWFCYKPKNLSCDTRISNFNGGYKQKISSMEKLFQRGVNLKVAIPASGADSVNVLSKQDGQSEVASSSVGSGPSGYYFQGVWRGLGVTPVHQFNSSSAITQCLKGKMVHMYGDSTMRQWFEYLDAAIPDLKAFNVHSQKTIGPLMSLDYKNNILVTYRTHGPPLRSVSVPAIELHYIANELDEVTGGRDTVIVLGIWAHFGTFPLEFFIRRLQSIRRAIVRLLSRAPDTLIVIRTGNPKGLKAFLHASTNSDWYSLQQDKVLRDMFKELNVHLVDAWEMVVAHHLPHQLHPQPPIIKNMINVLLSYICPRKGQ